The nucleotide sequence CACCCGGATGGTTTTGGAGCAGCGGCCTGCGGCCAAGTTTCATGTCTGGCGGGCAAAATGCGGCCTGTTGCCCCGGTCGCTGCTGGCATATTGCGCCGGCAGGGTACTTGCATGGCAACGATACGCGCTTCATCCTGCAGGGTCGATGCGGCCGAGCCAGGCTGGCCAGTGTGGCATTATGCCAAACAGGATGAGCTGAAGCATTCCTTCATCCTGAAGGCTTGAATTCCCTGGCTCCAACCCCCACCATAGATCAATTCGCAGCAAGTCATCCACCGTCTAGGGGAACCCATGACCGTCCCACATCTGTCCACTGCACTGACCGGCCCCCTGCTGGAACTGGAAAGTCGCATTCTTACCGCCCAGCCCCACATCGAGCACTGGTTCCGCAGTCAGTGGCATAACCACGCCGCACCGTTTTACGGCTCGGTCGACTTGCGCAACAGCGGTTTCAAGCTGGCCCCGGTGGACATGAATTTGTTTCCCGGCGGACACAACAATCTCAATCCGGATTTCCTGCCCTTGTCCATCCAGGCGGCGCAGGCTGCCGTGGAAAAGGTCTGTCCGGAAGCGCGCAGCATCTTGCTGATTCCGGAAAACCACACCCGCAATACCTTCTATCTGCAGAATGTGGCCACACTGGTACACATTTTCGAGCAGGCCGGCCTCAAGGTACGGCTGGGCACGTTGAACCCGGAAATCACCGAAGTCACTGAGCTGACCAGCGCCGGCGGCGACATCGTCAAACTGGAACCCATCCTGCGCCAGGGCAACCGCCTGAAGCTGGCCGACGGTTTCAACCCCTGCGTGGTACTGCTCAACAACGACTTGTCCGGTGGCATCCCCGATATCCTCAAGGATCTGGAGCAGAATCTGCTGCCGCCGCTGCATGCCGGCTGGGCCGTGCGCCGCAAGAGCAACCACTTCACTGCCTACGACCAGGTGGCCGATCAGTTCGCGCAGCTGATTTCCATCGACCCGTGGATGATCAACCCCTACTTCGTCAACTGTAACGGGCTGGATTTCCATGCCCGCCAGGGCGAGGATGCACTGGCCGAATCCGTGGCCAGCACGCTGGACAAGATCGCCGCCAAATACCGTGAATACGGCATCAAGAACGACCCCTTTGTCATCGTCAAGGCCGATGCCGGCACCTATGGCATGGGCGTGATGAGCGTGAAGAGCCCGGAAGAAGTCATCGGCCTCAATCGCAAGGCGCGTAACAAGATGTCGGTGGTGAAAGAAGGGCTGGAAGTCTCCGAAGTCATCGTGCAGGAAGGGGTCTACACCTTCGAAACGGTAGAAGACGCCGTGGCCGAACCGGTGGTGTACATGATGGACCGTTTCGTCACCGGTGGTTTCTACCGCGTGCATACCGGCCGTGGCATTGACGAAAACCTCAACGCACCGGGCATGCAGTTTGTGCCGCTGTCGTTTGAAACCCCCTGCCTGCCGGACAAGCATGGCTCGCCGGACTGTGCGCCCAACCGCTTCTATGCCTACGGCGTGATTGCCCGCCTGGCGCTGCTGGCAGCCGCGCTGGAGCTGGAAAACACCGACCCCGAGCGCGACTGAGGCCATGAAGCAGCTGCGCGGCCTGTTGCTACTGCTGTTGCCCATGCTGGCAACAGCAGCCAGCTTTGACTGCAGCAAGGCGGCGAGTGCTACCGAGCAGGCCATTTGCAGCCAGCCGGCGCTATCGGCGCTGGACGAGCAATTGGCCGCTGCCTATCGACAGCACAATCAGCAAGGCCTGCTGCAGGACAATCAGCGCCAGTGGCTGGCCGGACCGCGCGCCGAGTGCAAGGCCGATGTTGCCTGCCTGCAAAGCCGTTATCAGCAGCGGCTGGAGCAATTGCAGGGTGCAACGCTGATCCGTCAGCGCATCGACAATGCCGCGCCGGCCTATCGCTTTGATATCAGCTTGATCAACTGGGGCGAACGCGACTGGGCGGCCGAAGGCCCGGCGCTGATCAACATCATCGACAAGCGCAGCCAGCGCCAGCTGCAGCAGCTGCGGCTGGACAATGTGTATATGGCGCGTGGCGACGATGGTAAGCCGCTGGTCAATTCGGCGCGGCTGTATGATTTTCAGGGCGTGATCAATGTGGCTGACTTCGACTTTGATGGCCATGCCGATTTCGCCGTACAGAACGGCAATGACGGCCCCTATGGCGGCCCCACCTATAGCGTGTATCTCTACGACAGCACCAGCAAGCAGTTTGTATTGAGCGATGAATTATCGACGCTGACCGCCGAAACGCTGGGCATGTTCCAGGTGGATGCCAAACACAAGCGGCTGAGCACCTTTGCCAAAAGTGGCTGCTGTTACCACGAAACCACCCACTACCAGTTTGATGCCCGCCACCGCCTGCAGGCGGTGGAGCGGCTGATTGAAGACGCGCAGGACCCGGCAGGCAAACAGGTGCGGGTGACCCGCGAAACCCTGGTCAACGGCCGCTGGAAAACATCTACCCGGCGCTATGCGCTGGATGCCTACTATCATCAATGAATCCGATGGCCGTCAGCCGGCCCGCCAGTGCGTGCTGGCGAAACCCTGGAGAGCACTATGCGTATCCTGTTCATCGCCGACCCGCTGGAACAGTTCAAGATTTACAAGGACACCACCTTTGCCATGATGGAAGAGGCGGCGCGACGCGGCCATGCCATCAGCTATGCCCAGGCGCACCAGCTGTCGGTGGAAGGCGGCCGCCTGCTGGTGGATGCCCGTGGTCTGACTGTCACCGACGAGCGCAAGGGTGACCATCCGGCCTGGTACAAGCTGGACGATGTACACCGCCAGCCGTTGACCGCTTTCAATGCGGTGGTGATGCGCAAGGACCCGCCGTTCGACATGGAATACCTGTACGCCTCGCAGCTGTTCACGCTGGCCGAGGCACAGGGCGTCAAGGTATTTACCAGCGGCCAGGCGCTGCGTGACTTCAACGAAAAGCTGGCCATCCTCAATTTCCCGGAGCTGACGGCCCCCACCATGATCACCGGTGAAACACCACGGCTGAAGGCCTTTATCCGCCAGCATCTGGACGTGATTCTCAAGCCGCTGGACAGCATGGGCGGTGACAGCATTTTCCGGGTGACGCCAAACGACCCCAATCTGTCGGTGATTCTGGAAACCATTACCCTGCGCGGCAAGCGCACCATCATGGCGCAGCGCTATATCCCGGAAATCCGTGATGGCGACAAGCGCGTGCTGGTGATTGACGGCGTGCCGGTGGACTACTGCCTGGCGCGCATTCCGGCGGCGGGCGAAACCCGTGGCAATCTGGCGGCTGGTGGCCGTGGCGAAGCCCGCCCGCTGAGCGCGCGCGACCGGGAAATCGCCGAAGCGGTCGGCCCGGAGCTGAAAAAGCGCGGCATCCTGCTGGCCGGGCTGGATGTCATCGGCAATTACCTGACCGAAGTGAATGTCACCAGCCCCACCTGCTTCCGCGAAATCATGGACCAGACCGATATCAATGTCGCCGGCCTGTACATCGATGCACTGGAACGCGCCACCGCACATTAAGCCTTGCCATCAGCCTGTCATCTGCCGGCGGCAACATCGCCGCTGGCAGGGGCTGGCTCGCTTGCCCGGCTGGCCGGTAGCGCTTAACATGCCGCTCGCCGGGCCGGCACAATGCCACCCGCCATCCGCGCAATCACTGGATCTGACATGAGCAAGCATGAGGAAAGCCCGTTCAAGGGCAAGACCGGCGTCCGCCGGCTGATCAACGCCTTCGGTTACTCGCTGGACGGCATCAAGGCGGCCTGCCGTCACGAGGATGCCTTTCGCCAGCTGGCCTTGCTGGCCTGCATCCTGATTCCCTGTGCGCTGTTCCTGGTGCCGGCCAGTCCGCTGGCACGGGCCATGCTGGTGGCCAGCTCGCTGGCCACCCTCATCATCGAATTGCTCAATTCCGCCATCGAAGCCGCGGTCGATCACACCTCGCTGGAGCGCCACCCGCTGGCCAAGCGTGCCAAGGACATGGGCAGCGCCGCCCAGCTGCTGGGTTTGATCAATCTGGCAGCGGTATGGCTGCTGGTGTTGTTCGGGCGCTAACGCCGCAAGCCGCAGCGCGACAGAGACTGCGCCAGCAGCGACAGCAGGCTGGCCAGCAGGAAGGCGCTATGGCTTTCCAGTCGTGGCAGCAGCAGTACCAGCGTCAGGCAGAATGCAGCAAAGGAAAAGCGTCCCAGCAGCATGCCACGCAATAGCGTCTGCACCGCAGCAGGCCCCTGTGCCTGCTGCATCGATACCGCCATCACCACCCCCAGCAGTGGAAATACCGCCAATACGCCGCTCCAGGCTGGCCCCAGTCGGTGCGCGGCTGTACTCACCCCCAGCGTCAGCACGGCAGCGGCCAGCATGCGCAGCCACAGCCGGTCGGGGCTGCTGCTGTCCAGCGCTGGTTTGGGTGGCCGTGGCAGCAAGACGTAATTGCCACTGACGCTGAGTGCCGCGATACCCAACGCCAGCAGGAGCGAGGGCGTCAGTTGCTGCAATAGCAGCGCGGCCAGCAGCCAGCCACTCAGGGCCGCAACCAGCGCCACTGGCCAGTGTTGGCGACTGGCGGTGCGGGCATAGATCAGGTTGAACACTTCGGATGCCGCAATGGCGGCGATGGCTTGCATGGCGGCCATGGCAGCAAAGGCCTTGCCCTGCTCGTGCGCCAGCAGCCACAGAATGGGGCCGGCGACGATGGGCAGGCCGGACAGCCAGCCGGCGAAGCCGGGGCCGCGGTAACGTGCCACCAGCGACAGCAAGTACAACAAGGTGGGGATCAGGGTCAGTTTGAGCAGCAGCATGCAGTGGACCGGTAACAACAGCCGGCTCAGCATAGCATGTGAATGGCATGGCTCGCCTTGTCGGGCTGCCTGCTGGCGTGCTTGCGTGTATGCTGGTTGGCCCCTGTCATGTCAATCGAGAGGATGCATATGCTGTCACCGGCAGATTCTGGCGTGGAAGAACTGGTGCTCAATCTGGTGCTGTGGCTGAAACTGGCGGTCGAAGCCTGTGGTGCGCTGGTGATAGGCGTGGGTGTGCTGTTTGCTGGCGTGCGTTACCTGCAGCGCTGCTTCCAGCCGGGGATGATGCAATACAACGCGGTGCGGCTGAGCTTTGCCCGTTTTCTGGCGCTGGCGCTGGAATTGCAGCTGGCGGCGGACATCCTGTCTACCGCGGTGGCGCCCAGCTGGGACCAGATCGGCAAGCTGGCGGCCATTGCCGTACTGCGTACGGCGCTCAATTTTTTCCTCGCCCAGGAAATTCGCGATACCGAGCAGGCCGATCAGCCACCGCAGAGCTGACGGCTCTGTGCTGGCAGCACTGCCGGCGTTCAGGTCTCAGCGTGCCTGGCGTCGGTACAGGTAGCCAGGGTAGACGCGGATGCAGCCGCTGACATCTTCGACCTTGCCATATTCCCCCACTAGCTCCCAGCTGGCCCCGTTGGCTTGCAGTATCCGGTAGACCGGGCTGCCGGCCTGATAAAACAGCAAGTCATTGCCATGGAAGTGGTCGAGCGGCAGCAGGGGGTGCTGGCTGGGCAGCACCAGCAGCATGGCCGCCGTTTGCACGTCCATGTCGGCCAGTTGTTCGCGGTCGGCGGCCACCATGCCGCAGAAGGCTAGCAGGAAGGCAAGCGGCAGCATCAGCCAGTGGCCGCTGAGCAGGCCGAACAGGGTGAGAATGGTGGAGCCGGTAAAAAAGAAGCTGCTGTGTGTTTTCATGAGCGGGTTCATTGCCTGGGCTTGTGGCCTGCAAATGGCAAACGCCGCCTGGCTGGAGGCGGCGTGTTGTCTGGGGACGCGGTGGCACGTCGCAGGAGCCTTGTGGCGTGTTAGCTGCTGACGGTTTAGCCTGATTTCCGGATTATATGGCGATTTTTCCTAAATTGATTAATAGAATCAGTCAATTACTAATGATAATGGTCTAGCTCTCGCTGTCGCCGGGTTTTCACTGCATGGCCAAAAAAACAACGCCACCCGAAGGTGGCGTCATGGTGTGCTGCAGCGGTCCGCGCTTTACTCTTCTGCCGGCTTGGCTTCCGGCGGTGCAATCACCTCACTGTAGCCACATTCCTTCTGCGGGCAGACTTTCTCGGTACCGCGACGCTTGGTGGTCTTGATGGTGAGGATAGGCCAGTTGCACTTGGGGCAGGGCTCAGCTACCGGCGGATTCCAGGTAGCGTACTTGCACTTGGGATAGGTATTGCAGCTGTAGAACAGCTTGCCGTAGCGGCTCTTGCGCTCAATCAGGTGGCCGGTCTTGCATTCCGGGCATTCCACACCGGTGTCGCGTGGTTTTTCCAGCGGCTCGATGTGTTTGCACTTGGGGTAATTGGCGCAACCGATGAACTTGCCGTAACGACCCTTCTTGATGTGCAGTTCGCCGCCGCAGTCCGGGCAGACCCGGCCTTCGATCACCGTCGGTGCTTCGGCTTCTTCGGCGGCCTGTTCGGCGGTTTCACCCATATTGCGGGTGTAGTCGCAGTCCGGGTAGCCGGTGCAGGCGATGAAGCGGCCGCGCTTACCAAACTTGATGGACAAGGGCTTGCTGCATTTCGGGCAGGCTTCGTCCAGGCTTTCGGTGGTGACTTCGGCGCGGGAAATGCTCTCCTTTTCCGCCAGCTGCTTGGAAAAACCCTTCCAGAAGCTGTCCATCACCGGCACCCACTCACGCTGGCCACTGGCGATATCATCCAGCTGGTTTTCCAGCTTGGCGGTGAAGTTGTAGTCCACGTACTGACTGAAATGCTCAGTCAGGAATTTGTTGACGATGTCGCCGGTGTCGGTGGGCTGGAAGCGCTTCTTGTCGAGGATGACGTATTCGCGGTCTTTCAGCGTGGAGATGATGCTGGCGTAGGTGGAAGGACGGCCGATGCCGAATTCTTCCAGCGCCTTCACCAGACTGGCTTCGGAGAAGCGCGGCGGCGGCTGGGTGAAGTGCTGCTCGCCATACAGCTTGTCCACCGGCAGGCTGTCGCCTTCTTCCAGTAGCGGCAGCTTGGCGTTGTCTTCGTCCTCGGCATCATCCACGTCTTCCTCGTACACGGCGAGGAAGCCGGCAAAGGTCTGCACCTGGCCGCTGGCACGGAAGATGCCCTCGCCCATGGTGATGTCCACGCTGGTGGTGTCGAACTTGGCCGGTGCCATCTGGCAGGCCAGGGTACGCTTCCACACCATGTCGTACAGCTTGAACTGGTCGGTGGTCAGGAAGGGCTTGACCGAGTCCGGTGTGCGCAGGATGGAGGTGGGGCGAATCGCCTCATGCGCCTCCTGGGCATTCTTGGACTTGTTCTTGTAGGCAACGGCGTTCTTGGGCAGAAAGTCGTTGTTGAAGGTGTCACTGATATAGCTGCGGATTTCTTCCACGGCTTCATTGGCCAGTGCCACCGAGTCGGTACGCATATAGGTGATCAGACCGACCGTGCCCTGGCCGATGTCGATACCTTCATACAGCTGCTGCGCGGTCCGCATGGTGCGGTCGGTGGTCATGCCCAGCTTGCGTACGGCTTCCTGTTGCAGCGTCGAGGTCGTGAAAGGGGCAGCCGGGCTGCGCGATTTCTTTTTCTTCTCGATGGTGGTGACCGTGGCTGGCTGGTTTTGCAGACGCGCCAGGATGTCGGCGTGTTCGGCATCACCCGGAATGGCGAACTGATCCAGCTTCTGGCCGGCCAGTGTGGTCAGCTTGGCCGAGAACTTGGTTCTGCCCTTGTGGCTGTCCAGATGCACCGACCAGTATTCCTGCTGCACAAAGGCCTTGATCTCGTTCTCGCGTTCGCAGATCAGGCGCAGTGCCGGGCTTTGTACCCGACCTGCCGACAGGCCGCGGCGGATTTTCTTCCACAGCAGCGGCGACAGATTGAAACCCACCAGATAATCCAGGGCGCGGCGTGCCTGTTGGGCATCGACCAGATCCTGGGCGACTTCGCGCGGGTTGCCGATGGCTTCCAGTACCGCGTTCTTGGTGATTTCGTGGAACACCACGCGCTGGGCGGTTTTGCCCTTCAACAGCTTTTTGCTGTTGAGGATCTGCACCAGATGCCAGGAAATGGCTTCACCTTCGCGGTCCGGGTCAGTGGCCAGGTAGACATGGTCCACCTCGGCCACCGCCTTGACGATGGCGTCTACATGTTTGCTGTTGCGGGCGATCAGCTGGTACTTCATGGCAAACCCCTTTTCCGGGTCTACCGCACCGTTTTTCGGTACCAGATCGCGCACGTGACCGTAGGAAGCCAGGACTTCGAAGTCCGGTCCCAGGTATTTCTTCAGCGTTTTTGCCTTGGATGGCGACTCAACGATCAAGAGGCTGGAGGGCATGTTTTCGTTTCAGTGTGTACCGGAGGAGCTCCGGCTGATAGCGGTTCTATCTATCAAATAAAGCAAGTGCGCAAATAAAACAAGAGCGCGTGTGGCGCTCTTGTGCAAAATTCCGTGCAGTCTCGTCAGGCGAGGCGGGATGTTAAGCCCGTCGCACCGGCGCTGACAAGTCATTGCATGGTGGGTTCGCCATGAATGGCGTCCAGCAATTCTTCGCCCAGCAGGATGGGCAGTTCTGCCTTTTGCGCCCACAACACCATCAGTGCCACCAGTTTGGCCGAGCCGACATTGATATCGTCGTCCGGCAATTCAAACAGGCGGTCAATCACCATTTCGCGCTGCGAGGGCGACAGCGCGCCGTGGTCTTCCAGAAACTGGATCAGGCCGCGCACCTCGGTTGGCAGGCGTTCCTGCTCGGCATCGGCATAAATGCGCATGCCCGAGGCGTCGTCCGCGCTGGCATACAGGCCTTCCACCATATTGGCGACATTGTCCAGCCAGTCCAGCGCGTCGTTGATTTCCTCGTCTTCGAAGCCGGCGGCTTCCAACTGGCGCATCAGTGTGCCGCGGTCACCAAAGGCATCCGGGTCACGGTATTGCTCGAACAAATAAGTGAGAACGTCAAACATCAGGTCTTCTTCAAATGAGCTGCTACAGAATCCAGTCTGAATCAGACCAGTCGCTGGACCTGCCCGCCAGGCAGGCTGGTGAGCTTGCCGGCAAGCTCCAGCTCGAGCAGCATCGCGTAAACCTCCCCTTGCGTCAACCCGAGTTGCTGCGCCAGCCACTCGCTGCTGACCGGGTCGAAGCCCATCAGGGTGAGAATCTGCTCTGCCGCCGGTGCCGGATCTGCTGCGCGAACAGGGGCTGCCGGCGCGCTGCGGCTCAGCCGGCCCACTTCTTCCAGCACGTCTTCCACCGACTCCACCAGCCGGGCGCCATCCTTCAGCAACCGGTGGCAGCCACGTGCCTGCGGATTGTTGATCGAGCCAGGCACGGCCATGACTTCGCGCCCGCTTTCGGCCGCGAGCCTGGCGGTAATCAGCGAGCCGGAGTTGATATTGGCCTCCACCACCAGGCAGCCGCGGGAAAGGCCGGCAATGATGCGGTTGCGGCGCGGGAAGTGGCCGGCCAGCGGACCGGCACCCAGCGGGAATTCAGACAGGATCAGCCCGGCACTGCCAATCTGGTGTGCCAGTGCACGGTTGCTGGCGGGATATACCCGATCGATGCCGGTGCCGATCACCGCGATGGTGGAGCCTGCCGCGGCCAGCGCACCCTGGTGTGCCGCGGCGTCGATGCCGCTGGCCAGTCCGCTGACGATGGTGTAGCCGTGCTCAGCCAGACGCTGGGCAAAGTCGCTGGCGATCTGCTTGCCCGGCGGCGTGGCGCTGCGGCTGCCCACCATGGCCAGCATGGGCTGTTGCAGTAATTCCCGACGACCGCGAGCAAACAGCAGCGGCGGTGGCGATGCGGTTTCTGCCAGCGCTTGTGGATAGTCGTCATCCTGCAGGCTGAGCAGGCTGCACTGCTCGCCTTCGGCCCAGGCCAGCGCGGCGTCAACGTCCGGCTGCGCCACCCGCTCGCGCAGGGCCATGGCCGCCTGCTGGCCGATCAGCGGCGTGGTTTGTGACTGCCCGGCAGCCACGGCATGGCTGGCCGAACCAAAGCTGGCGATCAGCTTGAGAAAGCCGGCCGGGCCAATGCCCGGTGTCAGTGCCAGCAGCAGCCAGTCGCCGGAGGACTCGCTCATTCGCTTTCCGGTGCGGCCACGACATCACCGACGCTGGCCGCGTCGGTGCTTTCCAGCACCAGCCCGTACGACACCTTGTCAAACACCCGGTAGATGAAAATCTTGCCGATGGTCTGGCCTGGCAGCATGACCGACTTTTTCTGACCGTCGGCAGTGATGATGGAAACCGGCTTGCCGTTCTTGTAGATGCTGAGCACGTCGCCGGCTTCGACCTGTTCGCGCCGGCCCCGGTTGATCACTATATTGGAATACTGTGCGGCGCCATCCACGCCATCGTAGATCGAGATGATCTGGCCGCGGATGTCGCTGTCCGGGCTGTGCGGTACGTAGCTGACAAACTGGTCTTTCGGAGCTTTGATCAGGCGGTCGCCCACCAGGATTTCACCAGCCACGCTGGTGATGTGCATGCTTTGTACATCCTCACCCAGCTTGTCCACCACCACGTCGCCACCGTACATCACTTCGTAGCCGAGGTTTTCCTTGGTGTCGGGGTCGATCAGTGCCTTGCCGGCGCGGTAGGCCTGCCAGTTGCCCACTTCGCCGACGCCATTGGCATAGACGCGGTCGCCGGTGCCGAAGGCCAGCCGTTGTTCCGGTCCGGCAATCAGCCTGGGTGCCAGGCTGAATTCTTCTTCATTGACCACCAGCGGACGGCTGAGGAAGGGCTCGATGGCCTTGGCCGGAATGCTGGGAATCGCCTTGCCCACGTCGGACATGCGTATTTGCGGTGACAGCCGGAGTTCGCCCTGGCCACCTTTTTCCAGCGACAGCCGCGGCTGGCCGTTGACATAGCTCAGTACCAGTACGTCGCCGGGGTAGATCCAGTGCGGGTTTTTGATGTCGCGCTTGTTCATCTGCCACAAGCTGGGCCATTTCCATGGGCTCTTGAGGTAGCGACCCGAAATGCCCCACAAGGTATCGCCCTTGCTCACGGTATAGCGCTCAGGTGCGCCGGGCTTGATGGTGAGCGTGTCGGAAAATGCCGGGAGAGCCAGTCCCAGAGCCAAAGCAAGCGATATAATACTTTTACGCATGAAAAGTGCCCCAATATTGAGTGTAACGAGCGCCCGCGAGCGCTCCTTTGACAAACGAGCATGCGTCAGACCCGTCTATTATCGACGTGCTGATGGCATTACGACAACTTGGAGCAAGAAAACCGATGGCGCTGCTGAACATTCTGCATTATCCGGATGCGCGTCTGCATACCGTGGCCACGCCGGTCGAGACTTTTGACGCTGCCCTGCAGACCCATATCGACAATATGTTTGACACCATGTACGAGGCCAAGGGCATCGGCCTGGCCGCGACCCAGGTGGACTACCACCAGCGGCTGGTGGTGATGGACATTTCCGAAGAACATAACGAGCGTCGCGTCTTCATCAATCCGGTCATTACCGAAAAAGAAGGCGAAACCGTGTACGAAGAGGGCTGCCTGTCGGTACCCGGCATCTACGACAAGGTGACCCGTGCCGAACGCGTCAAGGTGCGTGCCCAGGATGCCACCGGCAAGGTGTTCGAGCTGGAGGCCGACGGCTTGCTGGCCATCTGCATCCAGCACGAAATCGACCATCTGGATGGCAAGGTATTCGTTGAATACCTGTCCGAGCTCAAGCAGGGCCGGATTCGCACCAAGATGAAAAAGCGCGAAAAGCAGAATATGTAAGCCCGTGGCCGGTCGTGACAGCGGCCGGCCTGCTTATCCCACACCCGAGACACGGTCAGCCCTGTCTCTTGTTTTTTCAGGTTCACGATGAAACTGATTTTTGCCGGTACGCCGGAATTCGCCGCCGCAGCGCTCAAAGCCCTGTTGGCTGCCGGGCATGAAATTGCCCTGGTGCTGACCCAGCCGGACCGCCCGGCGGGGCGTGGCATGAAACTCAAGCCCAGCCCGGTGAAGCAGGTCGCACTGGAACATGGCTTGCGGGTGGAGCAGCCGGTTTCCCTCAAGACGGCAGAAGCCCAGGCCATGCTGCAGGATATCGGCGCAGAGCTGATGGTGGTGGCCGCCTATGGCCTGCTGCTGCCCAAGGCGGTGCTGGACATCCCGCCGCGCGGCTGCCTCAATATCCACGCCTCACTGTTGCCGCGCTGGCGTGGTGCCGCGCCGATACAGCGCGCCATCCTGGCCGGCGACAGCGAAACCGGCATCACCATCATGCAGATGGATGTGGGGCTGGATACCGGTGACATGCTGTCCATCCATCCGCTGGCCATTGCTGCCGATGACACCGCCGCCAGCCTGCACGACAAGCTGGCCGTATGTGGTGCCGAAGCCATTGTCAGCACGCTGGCGCAACTGGACAGCCTGCAGGCACAGCCGCAGCCGGAAGAGGGCGTGAACTACGCCCACAAGCTGACCAAGGCTGAGGCCGAGGTGGACTGGTCGCTGCCGGCCGACACCATTGCCCGTGCCATTCGGGCCTACAACCCGGCTCCGGGCGCGTTTACCAAGCTGGACGGCGAGCCGCTCAAACTGTGGTTTGCCCATGCCATTGTCGGCCAGGGCGAAGCCGGAGTCGTGCTGTGTGCCGATGCCGAGGGCGTGGTGGTGGGCAGTGGGGACGGGCTGGTGGTACTCAGCCAGTTGCAAGCAGCGGGTGGCAAGCGCCTGAGTGCGCGTGATTTTGCTGCCGGCCGTGCCGCGCTGGCGGGAACCCGTCTGGGCGGCTGAGCGTCACAACAGGCCAGAGCAAAGGAGGCTAGCGTGAATAATCTGATCAAGACGGCCATGCTGATGGCCGCCTTCGTGGCCTTCCTCGGCATCATCGGTGCCATGGTGGGCGGCAAGAGCGGCCTGTTGCTGGCCTTGCTGTTTGCTGGCGGGATGAATCTGTTTGCCTACTGGAATTCCGACCAGATGGTGTTGCGCATGTACAACGCGCAGGAAGTGGATGCCCGCACCGCTCCTGAATTTTACGGGATGGTGGCCGAGCTGGCGCAGCGTGCTGGCCTGCCCATGCCCCGGGTCTACGTCATCCATGAAGACCAGCCCAATGCCTTTGCCACCGGGCGCGACCCGGAACACGCCGCCGTGGCAGCTACCAGCGGCATCATGCGCATGCTGGACTACCGCGAACTGCGTGGCGTGATGGCGCACGAACTGGCCCACGTGCGCCACCGTGACACGCTGATCTCCACCCTGTCGGCCACCATGGCCGGCGCGGTGTCGGCACTGGCCAGCTTCGCCATGTTCTTTGGCGGGCGGGACGAAAACGGCCGACCGGTCAATCCGCTGGCCGGCATCCTGGTGGCGCTGCTGGCCCCGCTGGCCGCCAGCGTCATCCAGATGGCCATTTCCCGGGCGCGCGAATTTGAAGCCGACCGTGGCGGTGCCGAGATTTCTGCTGATCCGCTGGCATTGGCTGCAGCGCTGCAGAAGATCGAGTACTACGCTCAAGGTATTGCCATGCCCACGGCGCAGGCGCACCCGGAAACCGCGCAGATGATGATCATCAACCCGCTCTCCGGTCTGAGCATGGGCGAGCTGTTCCGCACCCATCCGCATACCGAGGAGCGCATTGCCCGCTTGCATGCTATGGCGCGCGGCGTGGGCTGAACGTATCATGCGCCTCTAGCAAGGATCTGTTGCCGCCGGATCAAGCAAGACTGCTTGGTTTCCGGCGCGGGC is from Aquitalea aquatilis and encodes:
- the def gene encoding peptide deformylase is translated as MALLNILHYPDARLHTVATPVETFDAALQTHIDNMFDTMYEAKGIGLAATQVDYHQRLVVMDISEEHNERRVFINPVITEKEGETVYEEGCLSVPGIYDKVTRAERVKVRAQDATGKVFELEADGLLAICIQHEIDHLDGKVFVEYLSELKQGRIRTKMKKREKQNM
- a CDS encoding LysM peptidoglycan-binding domain-containing protein, giving the protein MRKSIISLALALGLALPAFSDTLTIKPGAPERYTVSKGDTLWGISGRYLKSPWKWPSLWQMNKRDIKNPHWIYPGDVLVLSYVNGQPRLSLEKGGQGELRLSPQIRMSDVGKAIPSIPAKAIEPFLSRPLVVNEEEFSLAPRLIAGPEQRLAFGTGDRVYANGVGEVGNWQAYRAGKALIDPDTKENLGYEVMYGGDVVVDKLGEDVQSMHITSVAGEILVGDRLIKAPKDQFVSYVPHSPDSDIRGQIISIYDGVDGAAQYSNIVINRGRREQVEAGDVLSIYKNGKPVSIITADGQKKSVMLPGQTIGKIFIYRVFDKVSYGLVLESTDAASVGDVVAAPESE
- a CDS encoding DUF494 family protein, with product MFDVLTYLFEQYRDPDAFGDRGTLMRQLEAAGFEDEEINDALDWLDNVANMVEGLYASADDASGMRIYADAEQERLPTEVRGLIQFLEDHGALSPSQREMVIDRLFELPDDDINVGSAKLVALMVLWAQKAELPILLGEELLDAIHGEPTMQ
- the dprA gene encoding DNA-processing protein DprA; amino-acid sequence: MSESSGDWLLLALTPGIGPAGFLKLIASFGSASHAVAAGQSQTTPLIGQQAAMALRERVAQPDVDAALAWAEGEQCSLLSLQDDDYPQALAETASPPPLLFARGRRELLQQPMLAMVGSRSATPPGKQIASDFAQRLAEHGYTIVSGLASGIDAAAHQGALAAAGSTIAVIGTGIDRVYPASNRALAHQIGSAGLILSEFPLGAGPLAGHFPRRNRIIAGLSRGCLVVEANINSGSLITARLAAESGREVMAVPGSINNPQARGCHRLLKDGARLVESVEDVLEEVGRLSRSAPAAPVRAADPAPAAEQILTLMGFDPVSSEWLAQQLGLTQGEVYAMLLELELAGKLTSLPGGQVQRLV
- the htpX gene encoding zinc metalloprotease HtpX; the protein is MNNLIKTAMLMAAFVAFLGIIGAMVGGKSGLLLALLFAGGMNLFAYWNSDQMVLRMYNAQEVDARTAPEFYGMVAELAQRAGLPMPRVYVIHEDQPNAFATGRDPEHAAVAATSGIMRMLDYRELRGVMAHELAHVRHRDTLISTLSATMAGAVSALASFAMFFGGRDENGRPVNPLAGILVALLAPLAASVIQMAISRAREFEADRGGAEISADPLALAAALQKIEYYAQGIAMPTAQAHPETAQMMIINPLSGLSMGELFRTHPHTEERIARLHAMARGVG
- the fmt gene encoding methionyl-tRNA formyltransferase; protein product: MKLIFAGTPEFAAAALKALLAAGHEIALVLTQPDRPAGRGMKLKPSPVKQVALEHGLRVEQPVSLKTAEAQAMLQDIGAELMVVAAYGLLLPKAVLDIPPRGCLNIHASLLPRWRGAAPIQRAILAGDSETGITIMQMDVGLDTGDMLSIHPLAIAADDTAASLHDKLAVCGAEAIVSTLAQLDSLQAQPQPEEGVNYAHKLTKAEAEVDWSLPADTIARAIRAYNPAPGAFTKLDGEPLKLWFAHAIVGQGEAGVVLCADAEGVVVGSGDGLVVLSQLQAAGGKRLSARDFAAGRAALAGTRLGG